The window CGATTCGGTCAACGATATTGCGCTGTCAGCCAACGCATTTCCGTCCGTCATTAGAGCTAATCAGCTACTCTAATTCTAAAAACAGAGGCAAATACAATACATTTTAAAAACAATATCATACTCTATAGCCTGAAACTGCATTCGAGTTATTTTCCCACCTCCGCTCACCATCCGATCTAAAATGAATGGTTGGAATCAAGATGTCAACTGCGTCAGAACATGAGATAAGGTCACTTGGCTTCCTATTTTTTACCACAGGTGAAATCTGGAGGCGGACTCCATGCAAACCTTGTACTTTGAAAAATCCCCAGCTGGAACATATCAAATCTCTGTGATACGCTTGTCTGTGGCAGCAGCCGGAGTATCATGTAAAAGGAAACTCGCAGAAGGAATCACCCGCAGGACTTTCTGCGATCTCACAGCAGGCTAGTGAGATGCAACGGCCGAGTATTATAATGCCATGCGGTCGGTGATAATTATCCGGGTCGGTTTTGTATTTGGTTAGTCAACGGTTGGAGATGATTCCCTGTGATCATGGGCTGCTGTTGATTCATATAGTATGCTTGCAAGAAGGGAGCTTAATGGCCGGTCAAAATTATAGATCTGGAAAGCGTCCGTTTGTGATGTACTGTGCTACGTCGGAAATGGTGGACTGAGGAGGATATGAGGTAGGCTTGCTTGCAAGAGAAGGATGTGTGTCACccgcaaaaagagagagagagagagagaaggatgcGTGTGTTTCCATAGGCTGGAAGCATGCCGTGTGTAGCACCACCGCATTTGGATTCCTCTCCCACCTTCCGAGTCCTTCCGTGtgttacttactactccctccgtcctcgcGTGGTTGTATTGTCTCGACAGGCCCTCCGTGGAGCGGCGTGTGTGGGTATTTTATACGTGCCGTCAATTTTTTCGCTAATTAACTGAAAAACTCTCTTCTGCTTAGTTAACGGACGGGGCAAATttattgcctccgtttcaaaataaataaatataagagcTTATATTATGAGAGGGAGGAAACAGTTACTACTGTAGCAAAGAATTTTGAGTGCCTCATCTATCACATCGATGAATCCAAGGAACTCAGTTTTCGCTCAGCTTTTTGTTATTCTTAATTAATCGACGAGACAAATCTTTTGACTCTGTTTAAATTTTTCTGAATCCGAGGAACTCGGTGCGATCGTTCAGTTTAGCCACAGCCAAGTTCCAGGTGTCATTCTCAGGCTCTCTTTTGACAGTCTTTTTCTTAGCCCATTGGTTCAGGTGCTACCAACCCAATTGCAACGAATGCTACTACTTTTTCTCCCTGAAACAAACTTGAGTAAAGATCACTCTCCCCACTGCCTCTAGTAGTACTTGAAACGGAACAGCGAATAGGTATCTTCTTCTTAACTTTGAATGTAAAACCAAAACTTTCGGCATTGACCTGGAGCAAATGGCGCCCCATATCCCCTTGTTTTCTCCCTGAAAATCTCATAGCGCGTCTCACGTTGAGGATAGGGAACACGCTGCCAAGCACCGTCGTGCTAGGCACTCAACCGCCGGCTACCAAAACCAGTATGAACAGAGACAGAATGAAACCAGGGTTAACAATCCAATAAAATAAGGTTTAGATCAGTAAGTATGAATCTCCCCCGAATTAAGCTTCCTCGGCACTAATTGCCAGCATCTCTTTCAATTATGACCCCTTTGACTATTCCCTCGCAGAATTGCCGGCCTATGTTGTATATATAGCCTTTTTTTTTGCGGGCCTATGTTGTATATATAGCCTTCTCGCATCATTTCTACTCCTACTTCATATAGACTTGGAATGGGGATGGGCCATTAGTACGAGTTGGTGTGGTGTGCATCGCGATCTATGGACATGGACATGGAGGAGCCTCCCCACCTGTTCCTGTGCCCCATCTCCATGGAGCTCATGGAGGAGCCCGTCACGGTGTCCACCGGCGTCACCTACGACCGCCGCAGCATCGAGCGCTGGCTATTCTCGTACGGCCGGACCACCTGCCCGGCCACGATGCAGCCGCTCGCCAACCTTGACCTCACCCCGAACCACACCCTCGcgcgcgtcatctcctcctggctcgaccgcggctcctcctcctcctcctcgtcttcgtcgtCGCCGTCTACATCGTCGCTGTCGAGTCCGGTCCACGAGCTGGGGACGCCGCTGACGAGGATGCTGGAGGAGGAGCGGCTGCGGTCGGCGCTGGGCGACCTCGAGGAGACGCCGTTCAAGGTGACCGCGCTCAAGAGCATGCGGAGCTGCATGGCGGGCGACGTGGCCATGCAGATCATCTTCGTCGCCTCGGGCGGCGTTGAGGCGGTCGGGCGCGTGATGGCGCAGGCGCTGGCGGAGAGCGGCGCGGGaggcgacttctccgcgttcacggTGTGCGAGGAGGCTGCCGCGGTGCTCGCCGCGCTCCCGCTCTCCGACGAGGCGTCGGTGGGGCTCGTTCTTGCGCCGGAGTGCCTGAGGCCCATCATGGCGTTGCTCCAGCGCGGCAGCGCGGAGGCGAGGCTGCACGCCATGGACATCCTCACCAAGATCTCCAGTGCCGGCGCCGGTGACCACTGGACCGCCGGCATCGACGTCGATGACGTGCTCAAGTCCCTCCTCGAGCTCCTGTCCGACGAGGTCTCCGCGCGCCTCAGCTCGCGCGCGCTCGACGTGCTCCTGGACGTGGTGGAGCGGTCGCCGAGCGGCCGCGCCAAGGCCGTGGAGGTCGGCGCGGTGCACGTCCTCGTCGAGCTCCTCGTCGTGGACGCCGACGACCGCCACGTCGCCGAGCGGATACTGCTGCTTCTCAAGCGGCTGTGCAAGTGCCCCGAGGGGCGCCTTGCCTTCGCCGAGCACGACCTGTCGGTGGCAGCCGTGGCGAGGACAATGCTGCGGGTGTCGGATctggccacgcagctggccgtcaagGTGCTGTGGCTCGTGTCCATGGTGGCGCAGTCGGAGAAGGTGCTCGAGGACATGGTGCTCACCGGCGCCGTGGCGAAGCTGCTCGGGCTGCTGCACGTCGAGAGCGCGCCGTCTACGAAGCAAAAGACGGTGAGGATGGTGAGGATCCACGGCGTGTTCTGGAGGCAGTACCCTTGCTTCCCCACAGACCTCAAGGATTACTTGAGGTTGCTCGATTGATTTGTTCATTGGTATCGGGTAATCTGCAAGAAAGTGAACGAAAACCGTGAATTTTCTTATAGTAGAAAAGTTTTGGAACTAATCTATTTGTGATTATAATGTAAAGACTACAGGGAATGTATCTATTATATTATGGAAAATGTACATGAAACAGCAAGAGCATCATTCCCTCTTACGTCCATCTTAATGGTTTTGACATTCCCAATTTTTTCAAGAAATTGGCAGTTGTGTTCTCTCCTCCTGCGCTATTGCAGTGCCGATCGATCCGCAATCATAAACCAGGAGCTGCCGCACGAATCCACATTACTGTGTAGGTCTTCGATTCTATGCATTGCAACCTATTCGGCATCTCGAATTTCCAGTGATTAAGTTTGAGCACTATTTTAGAGAAACAATTAAAGAGGAGGTGATGATATAACTTTACGTAAGTTTGTTTTCAGATAAATTTTATATGCACAATAAAAACGACGGAGAAAGTATTTTACACTATGAACATAGTAACTTAGACTAATGTCATATGCATGACTAGTATAAATTActctcactatgaccagcctaatgctTAAACTTGCTAAGCAATGGAAAATCATTGCTGATATGCACGCCCCTCATGTGTCAGCCAAAGCCTCTAGTATGCATGGCCCACTTATGACATATTCATGTATACTTCCATGTTTTTGTTATGTATTATGTTTTTGGTGAGAGCAGCAATTTAAGAAAGATATAAAAGTAATAAAAAATCTGAATTTGTTTAGGCACCCAagacggccaggtgtgctaggtgcGTGCAATTTTTTGTGATCAAACGGCATATGTGGAGTGCGTGGCAAAAAAATCTACTTAAAAACATTGAAAAAGAAGCGTTGTGTATATGCCGCTCTGAAGTAAAAGACGGTGAGGATCCACGACGTTTTTGGAGGCAGTACCCTTACTTCCCCACCGACCTCAAGGATTACTTGAGGTTGCTTGATTGATTTGTTCATTGGTTTCAGCAGCAAGAAAGTGAACGAAAATAGTGAATTTTTTTCTAGTACATAAGTTTTGGAACTGATATATTTGTGATTATAGTGTAAAGACTATACGGGATGTATCTCAAAATATATGGAAAATGTGTATGAAACAGCAAGAGCATCATTCCTTGTTTCATGCGACATTCCAATTTTCTTCAAGAAATTGGCAGTTGTGCTCTCTCCTCGTGTGCATTGCACTGCCGATCAATCCCCAATTATAAACCAAGCGCCGTCGCACGAATCCACAGTACCGTGTAGGCCTTCGATCCTGTGCATTGCAACATGTTTAGCATCTCGAATTTCCAGTGATTAATTTTGAGCACCGTTTTAGAGAAACAAACAAAAAGGAGGTAATGAtgtaactttatgaagtttgactttagaTAAATCTTATATGCGTATCAAAAAGGACCAGAGGAAGTACTTTGCACTATGAACGTAGTAATTTAGACTAGTGCCATATGCATGACACTAatataagttactcccactatggcaagcctaatgtttaaacttgtgcgcaTACTATTAATGTCATGTGCTAAGCAATGGAAAAATCAGTGCGAATATGCACGCTTCTCATGTATCAGCCAAAGCCTCTAGTATGTATGGCCCACGTATGACATATTCGTGTGTACTTCCATGTTTTAGTTATGTTTTGTACTTATAGTGAGAGTAGcaattcaaaaaataaataaatataacaaGTAATAAAAAATTGAACTTGTTTAGGCACGAAAGACCGTCAAGGTGCACTGGGTGCGTGCAAATTCTCATGATTAAACGACATATGAAgaggcgaatcaacctgtggttgagttggttaggtggacagtggtatccccaacccatcagggttcaaatcctggtgctcgcattattcctagatttatttcaggatttccggcgatgcgttttcaatgggaggagacattcccgtcgacgacgaggcgcctacggtgacttcgtaaatctcaagatgatatgccggcccagtctctcggaggtgctcataggggtagggtgtgcgtgcgtgcgttcataggggtaagtgtatgcgcgtgtatatgagcgcttgtgtctgtactgatgctaaaaaacggCATATGAAGAGTGCATGGCAAAAAAACATAACTCTAttgttaaaaaaaattgaaaacaaaagCACCGTGTacacttgatgtttttttgccACAAGCTCCTCGGATGTCATTTGACAATGAAAATTTACATGCACCTGACGCATTTGAGCATCTTGGATGCCTAAAGATCTCAAAAGTTTTTTAATTTTTCTATTAAAATTTTAAATTTACTGTTCGCCGAGAGCAGATGAGTCTAGGTTCCTCTCTAGATTACCGATCTTTACCTTTTTTTTTCAACTACCTCACAGTATCTCTAACCAATCAACGCTTGAGATAACGTCGACAGGGACGTCTCTTCTCACATTCCCAGTTACACTATCCTCGGCAAGTCAATTAATCGGTACCCATGAGCCAAAAATCCATCCCACATTGGAAATGCACGGaaactgtcggagtaaataaccacatGTAGCCTTATCCGCTCCCCCTGGTTCTTCAAAACAACGGGCCGACTGCGCCCCTTAAGCTTCCAAGACGAAGGGccgccttctcgtggccggctgcAAGAAGGCGGCAAGGTTTAGTAAGCCGTCCCAaggtgggccgactcctagcaggcggccaccagagtggccgatgataacccataagtgtaagggatcgcaacagctttcgagggtcaagtattcaacccaaatttactgattcgacacaagggaagccaaagaatattattgagtattagcagttgagttgtcaattcaaccacacctggataacttagtatctgcagcaaagtatttagtagcaaagtagtataataataaaggtaacagtagcaaaagtaatgtttttgggttttgtagtgattgtaacaatagcaacagaaaagtaaataagcaaagcacaaggtgtgaaaagctcgtaggcattggatcagttatggataattatgtcggatgcgattcctcatgtaatagctataacataggatgacacagaactagcttcaattcatcaatgtaatgtaggcatgtattccgtatatagtcatacgtgcttatggaaaagaacttgcataccatcttttgtcctaccctcccgtggcagcggggtcctagcgaaaactaagggatattaaggcctccttttatagagaaccggaacaaagcattagcacatagtgaatacatgaactcctcaaactacaatcatcaccaagaagtatcccgattattgtcacttcggggttgtcggatcataacacataataggtgactatagacttgcaagataggatcaagaacacacatatattcatgaaaacataataggttcagatctgaaatcatggcactcgggccctagtgacaagcattaagcatagcaaagtcatagcaacatcaatctcagaacatagtgaatactagggatcaaaccctaacaaaactaacttgattacatggtaaatctcatccaacccatcactgtccagcaagcctacgatggaattactctcgcacggcggtgagcatcataaaattggtgatggaggatggttgatgatgacgacgacgatgaatccccctctccggagccccgaacggactccagatcagccctcccgagagagattagagcttggcggcggctccgtattgtaaaacacgatgaaactttctctctgatttttttctccgcgagacagaatatatggagttggagttgaggtcggtggagcctcagggggcccatgagacaggggcgcgcccagggggtgggcgcgccccccaccctcatggacagggtgtggggcccctggtcttgattctttcgccagtattttttatattttccaaaaagtgcctccgtggattttcaggacattccgagaacttttgttttctacacataaaacaacatcatggcagttctgctgaaaacagcgtcagtccgggttagtttcattcaaatcatgcaagttagagtccaaaacaagggcaaaagtgtttggaaaagtagatacgttggagacgtatcagccgactCCTACCAAGCGGCCAGACAtacaccctcaaagtttgcacccacataacggtgacaagacggggcatggctacggtaaagcctgccacccccgaatcccggagcgagCATGGCCACAGTGCACCATATCGGGCGGCCATCCCCCGCccggtgcggcactgttgccacgttgaccatgacatcacccacgacAGAGATACCATGCCCCCACGACTAGCtctcagtacggcccgcaggcggcaggCCCCTCCTGCCAGAGAGCCACCAGAGGGTGGCTTGGCAAGACTAGTCGGCATGAAGGAAGGCTGGCTCCCAACAGTCGGCCTACCTTCACCctagaagtttgtgcaccattaaccagataagacggggtgaggctacagtgaacgcccgccaggcggcggcactgtagccatgcttgccccgacaaagccatcgtcatcaagggtgaggctacagtgatgagcGGCCGACAGGGACCACAGGCGGTGGGCCCAActtgtcggccaagaggccggcagtcggcgggcccaagtggccggcggagaagccggcgcccacagacactgacggcctgggtccacacccagacggattactattgtacccctggggggtaggcctatataaacccccgaggacacccatgcaaagggttgatccattAGAACTACACACACCAcgtagagagaagaggagagctagtcgtgcccttcttcctctAGCCAAAATAGTTCAAGGAGCCACTTGTAGCTACTTGATTTAATGATtatgcgaagaccccgcagagcaggactaggggtgttatctcctaggagagccccgaacctgggtaagattcgccggcgtgcatgtctttgccttatcccatttccacgcaccggcgatgtcttactggctcccacaatgattagccatcctttggcatatgtcgcacctacaacCCGACATTTAGCGCCCACCgtgggggccaggtgcaccgtcgtccggagacctgctctggacgggaaccttgttccttcctagcGAGCGTagacagcccggcacgcccgatggtgcttgccccgacgcgctgcatggcGTCGACGCCGCCtgtgcagcgagctgcctcgccgatctcctcggtGAGATCCACCTCTCCGACAAGCCCGTGCCAGACGCGAGTGCAACCAGCTCTGAGAGTTGCCTCATcaacctccttggcaagctcgacCTTGCCAGCGAGCCCACCTCCGACTTGGAGTtgatcggctccaccgacccgatgctcgtcgactccgacacggcatccctCGACGCCTTCCCTACCAACGTGGTGGTGATCTACGACCCTCTTCCACGCGTCGACAACAACggcagcaccgtcactgaggtgctggtcatcagccacggtGCTGCATCCGGCGAGAACGCCCATGACACTCTGCAGACGGTGCTGCACGACCTGTCCGCACCCATTCTGgctgacgccgacgccgagacgctggaggcccaCCGCCTTGCCCTCATCGAGGACGGCAagaagatagcctccatgagacgcctcaccgaggcttaTCAACATGAGGTTGATCGTGCCGCCTCCGGCATGCCGGCTGCTGGCGGTCCCAGCCGGCTTGGCGCTATCAAGAAgtgcggcgtggccatcgccagcatgttggaggccgaccgcccagtctacgccacactgctcgagaacttgcgtgctgcccaggcggcagcagatgaGCTGGAAGGCTTGGACGGTGACGAGCTATGCTGCATGACGAGACGCGTCCAGCAGCTCATCGACACGGCCGCAGAACGGCAAGAAGCCGGCGCCTGCGCTGAGAGTCCTCCCCCTCGCAGAGAGCACGGCACGACCTCTCAGACGCCAACTACAGGCGATGCCCGTGAGCGAAAGgataaggagccggctgctagccgcagtcggacgtgcttcaccatcgagcgcgacgaaGAAGGCCGCCCACAAGCCGTGGAGCGGCAAGGTGATAACCTGCCTCCTCCTCTGCCCCACCAGGAGAGATATCCCTTCCCGCCACCTGTTGAGCACCCGACGCTCAGCGGCCGGCTGGGCCACATCGAGGGAATCGGCGAGAATGGCgctcgccatcggatcgaccgcctggcgcgatccctggcactAGAAGAGGAGGAGGATGTCGGCCTGTCTTGTTTTGGTCCCCACATTCGCGACGagtcctttcccaaagggttctcgctcccaagagacacgcccaagtacaacggctcggtGAAGCCAGAAGACCGGCTGATAGACTACTCCACTGCAatcagcatagcaaatggcaacaggtgcattgccgtgaagtacgtccccctcatgcttcaaggcacgacACGCACCTGGCTGAACAACCTCATGCCCTATAGCGTGAACAGCTGGCTCGATTTCATggaagtcttcatccgcaacttcaccagcacgtacaagcaggCGCCAAAGCCCCGCCAACTTTCTCTGTGCGTCCAAGGCCCAACCGAGTCCAGCCGCGACTATCTGACGCGCTGGGTCGAGCtctgcaactcctgcgaaggggtgcacgaggtgaaaGCTATAGAATACTTCACCACCGGGTGCcgggaaggcaccctcctcaagcaccgactcctttgtgacgagccggctacactcgacgagctgctgat is drawn from Triticum dicoccoides isolate Atlit2015 ecotype Zavitan chromosome 6B, WEW_v2.0, whole genome shotgun sequence and contains these coding sequences:
- the LOC119325323 gene encoding E3 ubiquitin-protein ligase PUB23-like, whose translation is MDMDMEEPPHLFLCPISMELMEEPVTVSTGVTYDRRSIERWLFSYGRTTCPATMQPLANLDLTPNHTLARVISSWLDRGSSSSSSSSSSPSTSSLSSPVHELGTPLTRMLEEERLRSALGDLEETPFKVTALKSMRSCMAGDVAMQIIFVASGGVEAVGRVMAQALAESGAGGDFSAFTVCEEAAAVLAALPLSDEASVGLVLAPECLRPIMALLQRGSAEARLHAMDILTKISSAGAGDHWTAGIDVDDVLKSLLELLSDEVSARLSSRALDVLLDVVERSPSGRAKAVEVGAVHVLVELLVVDADDRHVAERILLLLKRLCKCPEGRLAFAEHDLSVAAVARTMLRVSDLATQLAVKVLWLVSMVAQSEKVLEDMVLTGAVAKLLGLLHVESAPSTKQKTVRMVRIHGVFWRQYPCFPTDLKDYLRLLD